A stretch of Helicobacter pylori oki112 DNA encodes these proteins:
- the addB gene encoding ATP-dependent deoxyribonuclease AddB, translated as MNLEKLFLEKTPLFVFSSTRRLKHFYLEQGEGFLPSAMSMGNFFEQAFYIPNKKKIPNSARQILMIDTIKAIAKEKKSILEGLLLFENSFLGYLESTSFLFDLFDELSSACIKLNELSFKDIYLDYEKHLEVLEMIYNRYIKKLEKLGFYDKIMQKKPTILKEFFEHFSSIEWHLDGFMSVFERQCLLEVAELVPITLHLSCDKYNQKFLEFLNLKLETDCDYSIDFKTQKILSQTFNDQKIEPKLYANSSYLKQGALVLQTIEEYLQKDNDPNKMAIITPNADFLPFLKLLDQNNNLNFAMGLGAKNSPYYTELVKILEDLQTSDFNLSGSALLDLENITLPLLEQQSSKEKAPLKEAHSQIMHQYYLLKDALKNYSLKDLLHLYLQEFEANFRLDDSSGGKIRVMDTLETRGMQFDKIVIVDFNETCVPSLKDCDLFLNSALRKSLNLPTLFDKKNLQKHYYYQLFKNSKEIALSYIESETSKVSNMLLELNLHIEPIKDAYTLFAPSPLKDYQEEEIKAAIPKDFSFSASSLNAFLTCKRRFYYHYMKRFKESPKDESNSAVGSLLHELLKEAYEKDKNPYALEERLIWLLETRENITPKERLDTLVALKKIQAFYLKEKERFNAKIKILDLEKSFETTIQGVIFKGRIDRIDKTADNEIILLDYKFKNDLKLDNMSKTQRGGLSPIEIAQISTDYQMAIYAFAIKNLGYKDPIKAFFYDLRKGELLEEDELILQAKMDHFEFSLIPKLKQEIDFEKTSEAKDCEYCSFKDMCNR; from the coding sequence ATGAATTTAGAAAAACTTTTTTTAGAAAAAACCCCCCTATTTGTTTTTAGCTCCACCAGGCGTTTAAAACATTTCTATTTAGAGCAAGGCGAAGGGTTTTTGCCTAGCGCAATGAGCATGGGGAATTTTTTTGAACAGGCTTTTTACATCCCCAATAAAAAGAAAATCCCTAACAGCGCGCGCCAAATCTTAATGATAGACACCATTAAAGCCATCGCTAAAGAAAAAAAATCCATTCTTGAAGGGCTTTTGCTTTTTGAAAACAGCTTTTTAGGGTATTTGGAAAGCACTTCTTTTTTGTTTGATTTGTTTGATGAGTTAAGTTCTGCTTGTATCAAGCTCAATGAACTTTCTTTTAAAGACATTTACTTGGATTATGAAAAGCATTTAGAAGTCTTAGAAATGATTTATAATCGTTACATTAAAAAGCTAGAAAAATTAGGCTTTTATGACAAAATCATGCAAAAAAAGCCCACGATTTTAAAAGAATTTTTTGAGCATTTTTCCTCCATTGAATGGCATCTAGACGGCTTTATGAGCGTTTTTGAAAGGCAATGCTTATTAGAAGTGGCCGAATTAGTGCCTATCACTTTACACCTATCTTGCGATAAATACAATCAAAAATTTTTGGAATTTTTGAATCTCAAATTAGAAACAGATTGCGATTATTCCATTGATTTTAAAACCCAAAAGATCCTTTCTCAAACTTTTAATGATCAAAAAATAGAACCAAAGCTTTATGCTAACTCCAGTTATTTAAAACAAGGCGCTTTAGTTTTACAAACCATAGAAGAGTATTTGCAAAAAGATAACGATCCTAATAAAATGGCGATCATCACGCCCAATGCGGATTTTTTGCCTTTTTTAAAACTCTTAGACCAAAACAACAATTTGAATTTTGCGATGGGATTAGGGGCTAAAAACAGCCCTTATTATACAGAGCTTGTAAAAATCTTAGAAGATTTACAAACAAGCGATTTTAATTTAAGCGGGTCTGCGTTATTGGATTTAGAAAATATTACGCTCCCGCTTTTAGAACAACAAAGCTCTAAAGAAAAAGCGCCCTTAAAAGAAGCGCATTCTCAAATCATGCACCAGTATTATCTTCTAAAAGACGCGCTTAAAAACTACAGCCTTAAAGATTTATTGCATTTGTATTTGCAAGAATTTGAAGCCAACTTCCGCTTAGACGATTCTAGTGGGGGCAAAATACGAGTCATGGACACTTTAGAGACAAGGGGCATGCAATTTGATAAAATCGTTATTGTAGATTTTAATGAAACTTGCGTGCCAAGCCTTAAAGACTGCGATTTGTTTTTAAACTCTGCTTTAAGAAAATCGCTCAACCTCCCCACTTTATTCGATAAGAAAAATTTGCAAAAACACTATTACTACCAGCTCTTTAAAAACTCTAAAGAAATAGCGCTTTCTTATATAGAGAGCGAAACTTCAAAAGTCTCTAATATGCTTTTGGAATTAAATTTGCATATAGAGCCTATCAAAGACGCTTACACGCTTTTTGCACCAAGTCCTTTAAAAGACTACCAAGAAGAAGAAATCAAAGCCGCTATCCCTAAAGATTTTAGCTTTAGCGCTAGCTCATTAAACGCTTTTTTAACTTGCAAGCGCCGTTTTTACTACCACTACATGAAGCGATTCAAAGAAAGCCCTAAAGACGAAAGTAATAGCGCTGTGGGCAGTTTGCTCCATGAACTTTTAAAAGAAGCTTATGAAAAAGACAAAAACCCTTATGCGTTAGAAGAGAGGCTCATTTGGCTCTTGGAAACAAGAGAAAACATTACCCCTAAAGAGCGTTTAGACACTCTTGTAGCGCTCAAAAAAATCCAGGCTTTTTATCTTAAAGAAAAAGAACGCTTTAATGCAAAAATCAAAATCCTTGATCTTGAAAAAAGCTTTGAAACAACCATTCAAGGCGTTATTTTTAAAGGGCGTATAGACAGGATTGACAAAACGGCTGACAATGAGATTATTTTATTGGATTACAAATTCAAAAACGATTTGAAATTAGACAACATGAGTAAAACACAAAGAGGAGGCTTAAGCCCCATAGAAATCGCTCAAATCAGCACCGATTATCAAATGGCTATCTATGCGTTTGCCATTAAAAATCTGGGCTACAAAGATCCTATAAAAGCCTTTTTTTATGATTTGAGAAAGGGCGAATTACTAGAAGAAGATGAGCTTATTTTACAGGCTAAAATGGATCATTTTGAATTTTCTCTTATCCCCAAACTCAAGCAAGAAATTGATTTTGAAAAAACTTCAGAGGCTAAAGATTGTGAATATTGCTCTTTTAAAGACATGTGCAACCGATGA